In Solidesulfovibrio sp., the sequence GATGACCAGGCTCGAATCCGTAAGCGTCAGATCGAGGTCCGCAATGTCCATGCCGGGGATTTCGCAACTCACGTAAATATTCGCGTCATCCTCGCCGATGTTGAGGGGAGGATAGGCCAGGCTGCGCTGGCTTATGGCCATGGACGGCAGCAAGGACTCGAACAGCCGGTCCAAAGGCGTCCCAGGGCCGTAAAACGGACTCAGATCAATGACCATCTCTGCACCTCCGGGAATGGTTGTTCTTCACAGCCGAAAATAAACAACCCCGTGGGCC encodes:
- a CDS encoding Hsp20/alpha crystallin family protein; its protein translation is MVIDLSPFYGPGTPLDRLFESLLPSMAISQRSLAYPPLNIGEDDANIYVSCEIPGMDIADLDLTLTDSSLVIKGERKAVKGKYYRQERPTGFFQRVVNIQAAVARDRVTASMRDGVLEVVLPKSDESRPKKITIEAV